A window of Ignicoccus hospitalis KIN4/I contains these coding sequences:
- a CDS encoding GTPase, giving the protein MITLSWGSLAALIRRADVVVETVDARVPLNTRSRRLERLVETMGKPVIIALNKADLVPREVAEEWTRIFRGEGYEAVYLAAREHKGTRVLRKKINRATDVRPVVVAVVGYPKTGKSTVINALRGRAGASTSPVPGSPGFTKRPGLYRGPGQIYFLDTPGVIPPDGNPLEKTLRGAPPEKLKDPVGVAAELYKFIKKYNPEAFEEAYGFDTGEPYSFLEELARRRGWFYKSDHEPLVEEAAKALLYDYHKGKIPFYVPPGEYWR; this is encoded by the coding sequence ATGATAACGCTAAGCTGGGGCTCTCTGGCGGCCTTGATTAGGAGGGCGGACGTAGTCGTAGAGACCGTAGACGCCCGGGTGCCGCTCAACACTCGGAGCAGGAGGCTCGAGCGCCTAGTAGAAACCATGGGTAAGCCCGTAATTATAGCCCTGAACAAGGCCGACTTGGTCCCCCGCGAAGTGGCCGAAGAGTGGACGAGGATCTTTAGGGGGGAGGGTTACGAGGCGGTTTACCTAGCCGCCAGGGAGCACAAGGGAACCCGCGTGCTTAGGAAGAAGATAAACAGAGCGACGGATGTGAGGCCCGTCGTAGTGGCGGTGGTGGGCTACCCCAAGACCGGGAAGAGTACGGTGATAAACGCCTTAAGGGGGAGGGCCGGCGCGAGCACCTCTCCCGTACCCGGCAGCCCAGGCTTCACCAAGAGGCCCGGCCTCTACAGGGGGCCCGGTCAGATATACTTCCTCGACACGCCCGGCGTAATACCGCCCGACGGGAACCCCCTCGAGAAGACCTTGAGGGGCGCGCCGCCCGAGAAGCTCAAGGACCCGGTTGGCGTCGCCGCGGAGCTCTACAAGTTCATCAAGAAGTACAACCCCGAAGCCTTCGAAGAGGCTTACGGCTTCGACACCGGAGAGCCCTACTCTTTCTTGGAGGAGCTGGCGAGGAGGAGGGGTTGGTTCTACAAGAGCGATCACGAGCCGCTGGTGGAGGAAGCGGCCAAAGCCCTTCTCTACGATTACCACAAGGGCAAAATACCGTTCTACGTGCCGCCCGGTGAGTATTGGAGATGA
- a CDS encoding ATP-grasp domain-containing protein produces the protein MTKLGAITSLKSYEELSCRDLERFDLVVARGLPYYYDSVRMLSLIECLRTARKVINDPQATLVARNKYVSMKVLESNGVPVPKTFLVRTRFELLEKVKELGEVVVKPLSNSLGLGVNRVDERSIHYLIPLLPYTFDLVIQEYVEKVRDVRSFVIGNRAVASMYRISPFKFATNYAQGSDVDPAPLEEYSEISVKAVRALGLSYGGVDLVESPEGPKVIEVNPSPLWFGVSRACNVDVGFELAKFLFEEACED, from the coding sequence TTGACCAAGCTAGGCGCGATAACTTCCTTGAAGTCCTACGAGGAGCTCAGTTGCCGCGACTTGGAACGCTTCGACCTGGTCGTCGCTAGGGGTTTGCCGTACTACTACGACTCCGTGAGGATGCTCTCCTTGATAGAGTGCTTAAGAACAGCGAGGAAGGTGATAAACGACCCGCAAGCCACGCTCGTAGCGCGCAACAAGTACGTTTCTATGAAAGTGCTCGAATCAAACGGCGTACCGGTACCGAAGACCTTTCTAGTGAGGACTAGGTTCGAATTGCTAGAAAAGGTAAAGGAGCTAGGCGAAGTCGTCGTAAAGCCTCTCTCCAACAGCCTCGGCTTGGGGGTCAACAGAGTTGACGAGAGGTCCATCCACTACCTAATCCCCCTGTTGCCTTATACCTTCGACTTGGTCATTCAAGAGTACGTGGAGAAGGTCCGAGACGTCCGGTCCTTCGTGATAGGGAACAGAGCAGTAGCTTCTATGTATAGAATATCGCCTTTCAAGTTCGCCACTAACTACGCCCAAGGCTCTGACGTAGACCCGGCGCCTCTCGAAGAGTACTCGGAGATCTCGGTGAAGGCCGTAAGGGCGTTGGGGCTGAGCTACGGCGGCGTGGACTTGGTGGAGAGCCCCGAGGGCCCCAAGGTAATAGAAGTTAACCCGTCCCCCCTCTGGTTCGGGGTCTCGAGGGCTTGTAACGTCGACGTTGGGTTCGAGCTGGCGAAGTTCTTGTTTGAGGAGGCCTGTGAGGACTAG